Proteins found in one Candidatus Aegiribacteria sp. genomic segment:
- a CDS encoding ABC transporter substrate-binding protein codes for MSFNSIFQGVDLIRHHIFLLFLLLILLAFACGNNEQADDSIVQVLFWHAMGGPLGEFMEDSLIAEFNATHPDIEVIPVSMGNYRALCQKILASVMAGDTPVVAQAYETWTSQLIRGNALVPLDSLMELDTPDVTDRWNNDFFPVFRLNNTFDGRIYSFPFNKSAQAVYYNVELMDSLDLEPATTRDEYRNLLISLTSDGNNDGDLLDDVDRWGTAFTPSVGMFENLLLQGGGSLLSEDGSKTAFASQAGIEALQFMIDLIHTDGSARISSGYTHQNDFAEGLVGIVQGSTVSLAFMEKTFQRRKENGESVFTLGIAPLPAYREQAVIIAGTNVILFKSDSAEVEAGWEFIKWFTEPRQQARWSAATGYIPATRSSIREPEIQERFKEYPGLEDVMLQIEYAQFEPQQTFWYDGRLFLSEAVEIALYGRMSAEEALSRAAILADAELGSELD; via the coding sequence ATGAGTTTCAATTCGATATTCCAGGGGGTTGATCTTATCAGACATCACATTTTTTTGCTTTTCCTTCTCCTGATTCTGCTTGCATTCGCGTGCGGTAATAACGAACAGGCCGATGACAGTATTGTTCAGGTTTTGTTCTGGCATGCAATGGGTGGGCCTCTGGGTGAATTCATGGAAGATTCACTTATAGCCGAGTTCAATGCAACCCATCCGGATATTGAAGTTATTCCTGTCAGTATGGGGAATTACAGAGCTCTCTGCCAGAAGATACTGGCAAGTGTCATGGCAGGTGATACCCCTGTTGTTGCGCAGGCCTATGAAACCTGGACATCTCAGCTGATTAGAGGTAACGCCCTTGTACCTCTGGACTCACTCATGGAGCTTGATACACCGGATGTTACAGACAGATGGAATAACGATTTCTTCCCTGTTTTCAGATTGAATAACACCTTTGACGGACGAATTTACAGTTTCCCTTTCAACAAAAGCGCACAGGCTGTCTATTACAATGTTGAACTTATGGACAGTCTGGACCTTGAGCCCGCAACAACAAGAGATGAATACCGTAACCTGCTGATCTCTCTTACCAGTGATGGCAACAATGATGGCGATTTGCTTGATGACGTAGACCGTTGGGGAACAGCCTTCACTCCAAGTGTTGGCATGTTCGAGAATCTTCTGCTTCAGGGCGGCGGATCTCTGCTGTCTGAAGACGGATCAAAAACCGCGTTTGCGTCGCAGGCTGGTATAGAAGCTCTTCAATTCATGATAGATCTGATACATACCGATGGTTCCGCCAGGATTTCTTCCGGTTATACACATCAGAACGATTTTGCGGAGGGTCTCGTTGGTATCGTGCAGGGATCCACGGTTTCGCTGGCATTTATGGAAAAGACCTTTCAGCGCCGTAAGGAAAACGGAGAATCTGTTTTTACACTGGGGATAGCTCCTCTTCCGGCTTACAGAGAGCAGGCTGTAATAATAGCGGGTACGAATGTTATTCTCTTTAAATCAGATTCGGCTGAAGTCGAAGCTGGATGGGAATTCATCAAATGGTTCACAGAGCCTCGTCAGCAGGCCAGATGGAGCGCTGCCACCGGATATATTCCAGCAACCCGGAGTTCTATCCGGGAACCTGAGATACAGGAACGTTTTAAGGAGTATCCCGGTCTTGAGGACGTGATGCTTCAGATTGAATACGCGCAGTTCGAACCACAGCAGACATTCTGGTACGATGGCAGGTTGTTTCTTTCGGAGGCGGTGGAGATTGCTCTCTATGGAAGAATGAGTGCCGAGGAGGCTCTGTCCAGAGCTGCCATACTTGCAGATGCCGAGCTTGGTTCCGAACTTGACTGA